Proteins encoded within one genomic window of Alcanivorax sp. REN37:
- a CDS encoding ketopantoate reductase family protein, translated as MSHVLIVGAGAIGAFYGAILKRAGWRVSVVLRSEYQVVAEYGFTFTHSPLGDLSWRPDGVYRDGDVLTDAADYVVLTSKVLDDLDRGALLRPWLAPHSRIVLIQNGLDIERAVAEALPQHELISAIAFVGVSRTAPGELVHNSYGHLSLGCYPSGISDSVTALAQALEQGGIAAKAVDNVVRERWLKSVWNAPFNPLSVLGNGADTVQMLDAPGAESLVRALMAEVLAVASAEGHDFPPNLIDAQIAGTRKMPGYRNSMALDYLAGRPIELQAILGNIVDIAARHQLAVPHLQTVLTALRIRQWPAAQPV; from the coding sequence ATGAGCCATGTATTGATTGTCGGCGCCGGTGCCATCGGCGCTTTCTACGGCGCCATCCTCAAACGTGCTGGTTGGCGCGTGAGTGTGGTGCTGCGTTCCGAGTACCAAGTGGTGGCCGAATACGGCTTCACCTTCACCCACAGTCCGCTGGGCGATTTGTCCTGGCGCCCGGACGGCGTCTACCGCGATGGCGATGTGCTGACCGACGCTGCGGATTATGTGGTGCTGACCAGCAAGGTGCTGGATGACCTCGACCGCGGCGCATTGCTGCGCCCGTGGTTGGCGCCGCACAGCCGTATTGTGCTGATCCAGAACGGTCTCGACATCGAGCGCGCCGTCGCTGAGGCGCTGCCGCAGCATGAACTCATCAGCGCCATTGCCTTTGTCGGGGTCAGCCGTACTGCGCCCGGCGAGCTGGTGCACAACTCCTACGGCCATCTGTCGCTGGGTTGCTACCCGAGCGGCATCAGCGACAGTGTCACGGCACTGGCGCAGGCGCTGGAGCAGGGCGGCATCGCCGCTAAGGCAGTGGACAATGTGGTGCGTGAGCGCTGGCTGAAAAGCGTCTGGAACGCGCCATTCAATCCGCTCTCGGTGCTGGGCAACGGAGCCGACACGGTGCAGATGCTGGATGCGCCAGGTGCTGAGAGCTTAGTGCGGGCGTTGATGGCGGAAGTGCTGGCGGTGGCCTCCGCCGAAGGCCACGATTTTCCGCCCAACCTGATCGATGCGCAGATTGCTGGGACCCGCAAGATGCCCGGTTACCGCAATTCCATGGCCCTGGATTACTTGGCCGGCCGGCCGATCGAACTGCAGGCCATCCTCGGCAACATCGTCGACATTGCTGCGCGCCACCAACTGGCGGTGCCACACCTGCAAACGGTGCTGACGGCGCTGCGCATTCGCCAGTGGCCTGCGGCGCAACCAGTGTGA